A genomic window from Myxococcota bacterium includes:
- a CDS encoding alcohol dehydrogenase catalytic domain-containing protein, whose amino-acid sequence MRQLTCLAAGVLEWRDVPEPRLQADCEALVRPLAVARCDIDRFLVSGTFPIREPFALGHECVAEIVALGDAVRGLSLGQRAVLSFQVSCGRCGRCRAGQSALCERMPVLSDYGMQPLSGVEYGGVLSDLVRVPFAEAMLCPISPHIDPVALASVADNVPDGWRAVAPHLRARPGAEVLVVSHGTPSIPLYAAQAALVLGAGAVHFACAERESLELAAKLGARPIETDFADKPGRFPIVVDAGLTQPGLAYALRATEPEGTYQSVSFYPGPPVPLPLGRMYTLGIRCAIGRCHAAALLPEVVAAIESGRLRPQEVTTRVVGWSDVREAWPEPAIKLVARRD is encoded by the coding sequence ATGCGACAGCTCACCTGCCTTGCGGCCGGCGTTCTCGAGTGGCGTGACGTTCCGGAGCCCCGGCTCCAGGCCGACTGCGAGGCGCTGGTGCGACCGCTCGCCGTCGCGCGCTGCGACATCGACCGCTTCCTGGTCTCGGGCACGTTCCCGATCCGCGAGCCGTTCGCGCTGGGCCACGAGTGCGTGGCCGAGATCGTGGCACTGGGCGACGCGGTGCGGGGGCTCTCGCTCGGGCAGCGTGCCGTCCTCTCCTTCCAGGTGAGCTGCGGGCGCTGCGGCCGCTGCCGCGCCGGCCAGAGCGCGCTGTGCGAGCGCATGCCCGTCCTGTCGGACTACGGCATGCAGCCGCTCTCGGGCGTGGAGTACGGCGGCGTGCTCTCGGACCTGGTCCGCGTGCCGTTCGCCGAAGCCATGCTGTGTCCGATCTCGCCGCACATCGACCCGGTGGCGCTGGCCAGCGTGGCCGACAACGTGCCGGACGGCTGGCGCGCCGTGGCTCCGCACCTGCGCGCGCGCCCCGGCGCCGAGGTGCTCGTGGTGAGTCACGGCACTCCGAGCATCCCGCTCTACGCGGCGCAGGCGGCGCTCGTGCTGGGCGCGGGCGCGGTGCACTTCGCTTGCGCCGAGCGCGAGTCACTCGAGCTCGCGGCCAAGCTCGGCGCGCGGCCGATCGAGACCGACTTCGCCGACAAGCCGGGGCGTTTCCCGATCGTGGTCGACGCGGGACTCACGCAGCCGGGCCTCGCGTACGCGCTGCGCGCGACCGAGCCCGAAGGCACCTACCAGTCCGTCTCGTTCTACCCGGGGCCGCCGGTGCCGCTGCCGCTCGGGCGCATGTACACGCTGGGCATCCGCTGCGCGATCGGCCGCTGTCACGCCGCGGCGCTGCTGCCGGAGGTGGTGGCGGCGATCGAATCCGGGCGGCTGCGCCCGCAGGAGGTCACCACGCGCGTGGTCGGCTGGAGCGACGTGCGCGAGGCCTGGCCGGAGCCGGCCATCAAGCTCGTCGCGCGGCGCGACTGA
- the gcvA gene encoding transcriptional regulator GcvA: MPRDLPPTASLRAFSRSAHGLSFKRAAAELHLSPSALSRQIQGLEAHLGVKLFRRLNPGLELTDEGQRYLAVVDAVLEQLFAAQDALAPEARPLRVSTLQSFSESWLVPNLADFERASPGTRVEIEATLRYADFAREPVDVAIRFGRGPWHGLHSEPLVELRFFPVASPALAAGEPGLREPADLARHTLIHSQQTPGAWRAWLRAAGVPELEPRRNVTYDHVALALAAAESSQGVALSTPILCGRRIAEGKLVRPFAISLLSDETYHFVCRPGDLHDPRIGAFRRWLFDRLAADATAFPQ, encoded by the coding sequence ATGCCGCGGGACCTCCCCCCGACCGCGTCGCTCCGCGCTTTTTCGCGCTCTGCCCACGGGCTGTCCTTCAAGCGCGCCGCCGCCGAGCTGCACCTCTCGCCCTCGGCGCTTTCGCGTCAGATCCAGGGCCTGGAGGCGCACCTGGGGGTGAAGCTGTTCCGCCGGCTGAACCCCGGCCTCGAGCTCACCGACGAGGGCCAGCGCTATCTGGCCGTGGTCGATGCGGTGCTCGAGCAGCTGTTCGCGGCCCAGGACGCGCTCGCGCCCGAGGCGCGGCCGCTGCGCGTCTCGACGCTGCAGTCATTCAGCGAGAGCTGGCTGGTGCCGAACCTCGCCGACTTCGAGCGCGCCAGCCCCGGCACGCGCGTCGAGATCGAGGCCACGCTGCGCTACGCCGACTTCGCGCGCGAGCCGGTCGACGTGGCGATCCGCTTCGGCCGCGGCCCCTGGCACGGCCTGCACAGCGAGCCGCTGGTCGAATTGCGCTTCTTCCCGGTCGCGAGCCCCGCGCTCGCGGCCGGCGAGCCCGGTCTGCGCGAGCCCGCCGACCTGGCGCGGCACACGCTGATCCACAGCCAGCAGACGCCCGGCGCATGGCGCGCCTGGCTGCGCGCGGCGGGCGTGCCCGAGCTCGAGCCGCGGCGCAACGTGACTTACGACCACGTGGCGCTCGCGCTCGCGGCGGCCGAGTCGAGTCAGGGCGTGGCGCTCTCCACGCCGATCCTGTGCGGCCGGCGCATCGCCGAGGGCAAGCTCGTGCGCCCGTTCGCGATCTCGCTGCTCTCCGACGAGACCTATCACTTCGTGTGCCGGCCCGGCGACCTTCACGACCCGCGCATCGGCGCCTTCCGGCGCTGGCTCTTCGACCGGCTTGCAGCAGACGCAACCGCCTTTCCGCAATGA